One part of the Streptomyces nigra genome encodes these proteins:
- a CDS encoding FHA domain-containing protein, producing the protein MLELTMAAVSAADEGATAGMLMADAPSEPGAVLRVGRDKSVCRLATPDDWLFVSRVHLEFQCAADGSWHVTWLRGSQADPSSEVRMTVGGQVHPIGYGQTVSLPRGGSGEIVVHDRTAPRSVNVGFHLEV; encoded by the coding sequence GTGCTCGAACTCACCATGGCCGCCGTGTCCGCGGCGGACGAGGGCGCCACGGCCGGCATGCTCATGGCCGACGCGCCCAGCGAGCCGGGCGCCGTGCTCCGGGTCGGCCGGGACAAGTCCGTGTGCCGGCTGGCGACCCCCGACGACTGGCTGTTCGTCTCCCGCGTCCATCTGGAGTTCCAGTGCGCCGCCGACGGCAGCTGGCATGTGACCTGGCTGCGCGGCTCGCAGGCCGACCCGTCCTCCGAGGTGCGGATGACTGTCGGCGGCCAGGTGCATCCCATCGGGTACGGGCAGACCGTGTCGCTGCCCAGGGGCGGCAGCGGCGAGATCGTCGTCCACGACCGCACCGCCCCGCGCAGCGTCAACGTCGGCTTCCACCTGGAGGTCTGA
- a CDS encoding DUF1992 domain-containing protein, producing the protein MTERKPPGVPFESWVDHQISQAQGRGDFDRLPGAGRPLPRDLEEPYDELWWVKRKMAREGLSVLPPALALRKEAEDALDAAYAAPTERAVRKIITDVNVKIRDMLLKPPPGPPLGRRPYDVDEVVREWRERREGRRAADGSSGTGASDA; encoded by the coding sequence ATGACCGAGCGAAAGCCTCCCGGTGTGCCGTTCGAGTCGTGGGTGGACCACCAGATCAGTCAGGCGCAGGGACGTGGCGACTTCGACCGCCTGCCCGGCGCCGGCCGACCGCTGCCGCGCGATCTGGAGGAGCCGTACGACGAACTGTGGTGGGTGAAGCGCAAGATGGCCCGTGAGGGCCTGTCGGTGCTCCCCCCGGCGCTGGCGTTGCGCAAGGAGGCGGAGGACGCGCTGGACGCGGCGTACGCGGCGCCCACGGAGCGGGCCGTCCGGAAGATCATCACGGACGTGAACGTCAAGATCCGCGACATGCTGCTGAAGCCGCCGCCCGGCCCTCCCCTGGGCCGCCGGCCGTACGACGTCGACGAGGTCGTACGGGAGTGGCGGGAGCGCCGGGAGGGACGCCGGGCGGCGGACGGGTCCAGCGGGACGGGTGCGTCAGACGCGTAG
- a CDS encoding GNAT family N-acetyltransferase has protein sequence MSWTVAPEPPDSPAAVALWRAYYTEVSDRWYLLHEGRRTDPAELEREIAVRSGDELRPPQGTLLVARWAGEPAGTAGVRLLDGGAAELTRVYVRDALRGRGGGPVLVRAAEDAARALGAARLILDTRHDLVEARALYARLGYAETAPHNDDPYAEHWFAKALT, from the coding sequence ATGTCCTGGACCGTCGCCCCCGAACCGCCCGACTCCCCCGCCGCCGTGGCTCTCTGGCGGGCGTACTACACGGAGGTCAGCGACCGTTGGTACCTCCTGCACGAGGGGCGGCGCACGGACCCGGCGGAGCTGGAACGCGAGATCGCGGTGCGCTCCGGGGACGAACTGCGGCCCCCGCAGGGCACGTTGCTGGTGGCCCGGTGGGCGGGCGAGCCGGCCGGCACGGCGGGGGTGCGCCTGCTGGACGGCGGGGCGGCCGAGCTGACGCGGGTGTACGTCCGTGACGCGCTGCGCGGCAGGGGCGGTGGGCCGGTGCTCGTGCGGGCCGCCGAGGACGCGGCGCGGGCCCTCGGGGCCGCCCGCCTGATCCTGGACACCCGGCACGACCTGGTGGAGGCACGCGCGCTGTATGCCCGGCTCGGCTACGCGGAGACCGCCCCGCACAACGACGACCCGTACGCCGAGCACTGGTTCGCCAAAGCCCTGACCTGA